GTCCGCCACAGCCTCGGGCTGATGCACGGCCTGAAAAACGCCCGCACTTGGCGGCGCATGCTTTCCGACGCGACGCTCTTGAAAGACAACGACGGCAGCCTGATTCTCGACGCGTGGAAAGAGGTCGAGCGGGCGAACGTGTGGGAATGGCGCGGGTAAGTTGATTTCCGATTGCCGCTCTCCGGCAGCTGAAAATCGCCTCTTCTCCGCAAAAATGAGAGGTCGTCTGAAAACGGAACAAGTTTCCAGACGACCTCTCTTTACCCTGTATGACACAATCGGTCCAGTCTATTATAGTGGATTAAATTTAAATCAGGACAAGGCGACGAAGCCGCAGACAGTACAGATAGTACGGAACCGATTCACTTGGTGCTTCAGCACCTTAGAGAATCGTTCTCTTTGAGCTAAGGCGAGGTAACGCCGTACCGGTTTAAAGTTAATCCACTATAAAATCCCCGTTTCAGACGACCTTTAAGAAAGAACATTATGTATCACGCATTCGGCGGCGCGGCAGGCGTACGCAACCTGACCGACCGCTTTTATGACTTGATGGAACTCGAGCCGCAATACCGCGCCTTGCGCCAGATGCACGGCGAAGACATGACGCTGATTCGCGAAAAACTCTACGAATTTTTCAGCGGCTGGCTCGGCAGCCCGCCCTTGTTCGAGCAGAAATACGGCCATCCCATGCTGCGCGCGCGGCACATGCCCTTTGCCGTAAATATACAAGTGCGCGACGAATGGATCGCCTGCTTCGCCCAAGCCATGAACGAATTGGAAATCGGCAAAGACCTCGCCGAGCCCGTCCTTATCCGCATTTTTGCGATGGCGGACTGGATGCGCAACCAAAACGAAGAAGGCGTAGAACCGCCCATGCCGCCGATGGCGGTCGATCCCGCAATCCGCATTCCCGAGCTGAAAAACGTCTTAAAGCAATACGGTGTGGACGGTTATTTCCCAACCTTCCCGACTTGAGGTCGTCTGAAAAAGACGAGCCCCTTTTCGTTTTCCCTGTTTGATAAAAGGGCTGCTGCTGTAAAGTGGCAGCCGTTTGCACTCAATCAATGGCGGAGAATCCCAATACGATATTTCTGCCGGTAACAGTCAGGTAAAGTAGCAAAATAGCATTTTAAATACAGTAAGGATAGAATCACGGCATTTTCAGACGACCTCGACCGTCGTCTGAAAATGCCGTGATTTTTTATGAAACATACATCAGGGAAGTTTGAAATGAACACATGGTTGAAAAAAATGATGGTTGCTTTGCTGGCTTTGGGTATAGGGCAGGCAGCTTGGGCGGATGATGTACCGAATTTAAAGAAAATAGTGCAAAGGGCAGAAGCGGGAGAGGCAGATGTTCAAGTTGTTTTGGGTTCGATGTATTTGAGAGGGATAGGCGTTCGTCAGAGTGATCAAGAGGCGGTGCGATGGTATCGCAAAGCGGCAGAACAGGGACGGGCAGAAGCCCAATATAATTTGTGTATGATGTATTACGTAGGACAAGGTGTTAATCAAGACCATGAAAAGGCAATGGAATGGTGCCGCTCTGCAGCAGATAAAGGGTATCTCCCCGCCCAAAATAATCTGGGCATGATGTATGGTGTTCTTAAAAACTACGTAGAAGCAACGAAGTGGCTTCAGAAAGCAGCAGAGCAGGGGAGTGTAAATGCTCAAAAAAATCTGGGGTTGATGTATGAACAAGGACAAGGCGTCCGTCAAAATTATGAAGAGGCGGCGCGATGGTATAGCAAGGCTGCAGTGCAGGGAGATGCAAATGCCCAGTATCATTTGGGTGTGATGTATGCCAATGGACGGGGCGTCCGTCAAAACTATGAAGAGGCAGCGCAATGGTATCGCAAGGCAGCGGAACAGGGCGATGTAGACGCTCAAAATAATTTGGGCGCGCTGTATGACGAAGGACAGGGCGTTCGCCAAGACTCTGCAGAGGCAGTGCGGTGGTATCGCAAGGCAGCAGAACGGGGGTATGTAGTTGCCCAAAATAATTTGGGCGTGGCGTATAGTGAAGGGCAAGGTGTTCGCCAAGACTATCCAGAGGCGTTGCGGTGGTATCGCAAGGCAGCAGAACAGGGGTTTGCAGCAGCCCAACATAATTTGGGTGAGATGTATTATGAAGGAAAAGGCGTACACCAAAACTATACAGAGGCGTTGCAATGGTATCTCAAGGCAGCAGAACAGGGGTTCTCACCGGCTCAAAATAGGTTGGGTGAGATGTATGAAGAAGGGCAAGGCGTCCCCAAAAATCGAAAAGTTGCCAAAGAATGGCACAAGAAGGCTTGTGATAATGGATTCCAAGATGGTTGCAATGACTACCAACAGTTGAATAACGAAGGACATTAAACCATTTTCAAAGGTCGTCTGAAACACTTGGACAAACCAAGAAATACTCTGAATAAAATAGGATTTTAAGATGAAAACATTATTGAAAAAAATGATGGTTGCTTTGCTGGCTGTGGGCATAGGGCAAGCAGCATGGGCGGATGATACGCTGAATGTAGGAGAGGTGGCGCAAAAGGAAATGCTGCGAATGGCGGAAGCTGGCGATGCAGGTGCTCAATTTTCTTTAGGCGTGATGTACGAACAAGGAAAAGGCATTCGCCAAGATTATACAGAGGCAGTGCAATGGTATCGCAAGGCAGCAGAACAGGGACAGGCAGAAGCCCAATATAATTTGGGTGTGATGTATGCCGAAGGGCAAGGCGTGCGCCAAGGTGATGCAGAGGCGGTGAAATGGTATCGCAAGGCCGCGGAGTTGGGGCTTGCAGAAGCCCAATATAATTTGGCTGTAATGTATACCGAAGGACGAGGCGTTCGCCAAGACTATGTAGAGGCGGTACGATGGTATCGGAAGGCTGCCGATCAAGGGTATGCGGAAGCCCAAAATAATTTAGGTGCGATGTACAAGGACGGGAAAGGTATACGTCAAGATGACAATCAGGCTGTGCAGTGGTTTCGTAAAGCGGTAGAACAAGGGGTTGATGCAGCCCAATATAATTTGGGCTTGATGTATTACGAAGGACGAGGTGTGCGTCAAGACTATAAACAGGCATTGCAGTGGTATCGCAAAGCAGCGGAGCAGGGATATAAGGATGCGCAAAATAATTTAGGCGTAATGTACAAGGATGGGAAAGGTGTACGTAAAGATTACGTTCAGGCGGTGAAGTGGTATCGTAAAGCAGCAGAGCAGGGGAATGCAGAAGCCCAATATAATTTGGGTGGGATGTATGTCGAAGGGCAAGGTGTTCGGCAAGATGACGCTCAGGCGGTACAGTGGTTTCGCAGAGCGGTAGAACAAGGTGATGCAAATGCTCAATATAGTTTGGGCTTGATGTATGCCAAAGGACTAGGCGTCCGCCAAGATTATGTTCAAACATTGCAGTTATGGCATAAAGCTGCACGGCACGGAGTTGCCGAGGCACAAAGTGGTCTAGGTTGGATGTATTACACGGGTAGAGGTGTTCGCCAAAATTCGGTAATAGCCAAAGAGTGGTACAAGAAGGCCTGTGATAATGGATTCCAAGATGGTTGCACTGCATACCGAAAGTTGAATAACGAAGGACATTAAACTTTTCCCAAAGGTCGTCTGAAACACATAGACAAACCAAAAAATACTCTGAATAAAATAGGATTTTGAGATGAAAACCTTATTGAAAAAAATGATGGTTGCTTTGCTGGCTGTGGGCATAGGGCAAGCAGCATGGGCGGATGATGTGCCGGATTTTAAGAAAACGCTTCAAGCTGCAGAACAAGGATTTGCAGCTGCCCAATATAATTTGGGTGTGATGTACGACAATGGGCAAGGAGTCCGTCAAGACGATGCACAGGCAGTGCAGTGGTATCGCAAGGCTGCAGAACAAGGGCATGCAAAAGCCCAATATAATTTGGGTGTGGCGTATATCAACGGACAGGGAGTCCGTCAAGACTATGCACAGGCGGTGCAGTGGTTTGGCAAGGCTGCAGAACAAGGATATGCTAAAGCCCAATATAATTTGGGTGTGATGTATGACAAAGGTGAAGGAGTTCGTCAAGATCATGCACAGGCGGTGCAGTGGTATCGCAAGGCTGCAGAACAAGGGGATGCTCCAGCCCAATATAATTTGGGTGTGATGTATGCCAACGGACAGGGAGTCCGTCAGGACGATGCACAGGCAGTGCAGTGGTATCGCAAGGCGGCGGGACAAGGTCATGCCAAAGCCCAATATAATTTGGGTGGGATGTATGCCAATGGGAAAGGAGTCCTTCAAAACCTTGTACAGGCAGAGCAGTGGTATCGTAAGGCTGCAGAACAAGGGATTGCGGAAGCCCAATATAATTTGGGTGTGATGTACGACAATGGGCAAGGTGTTCGTCAGAACTATAAGATTGCCAAAGAGTGGTTTGGTAAGGCTTGTGATAATGGAATACAGCTAGGTTGCGATGCTTACCGAGAATTGAATCAGGCAGGATATTGAATCTTTATCCCAAGGTCGTCTGAAATACATATACAAACCCAAAAACCTTCTGAATAAAAACAGGATTTTGAGATGAACACCTTATTGAAAAACATGATGCTTGCCTTGCTGTCTTTGGGCATAGTGCAAGCAGTTTGGGCGGATGATGTTCCTGACTTACAGAAAACCTTGCAATCGGCGAAACAGGGAAATGCCGATGCCCAATTTAATTTGGGTCTGATGTATGACAGTGGGCGAGGAGTCCGTCAAGACTATACAAAGGCAGTGCAGTGGTATCGCAAGGCAGCAGAACAAGGGGTTGCAGAAGCCCAATTTAATTTGGGTGTGGCGTATGCAGAAGGGAAAGGCGTTCGTCAAGACTATGCACAAGCAGTGCAGTGGTATCGGAAGGTGGCAGAACAAGGATATTCTGAAGCTCAATTGAATTTGGGTATGATGTATGACAAAGGGCAAGGAGTTCGTCAAGATCATGCACAGGCAGCTCAGTGGTATCGTAAGGCGGCAGAACAAGGGCATGCCGTTGCCCAATATAATTTGGGTGTGGCGTATAAAAAAGGTGAAGGAGTTCGTCAAGATGATAAGCAGGCAGTGCAGTGGTATCGTAAAGCGGCAGAACAAGGGCTTGCTCAAGCTCAGTCTAATTTGGGTGTGA
The DNA window shown above is from Neisseria sicca and carries:
- a CDS encoding tetratricopeptide repeat protein — its product is MNTLLKNMMLALLSLGIVQAVWADDVPDLQKTLQSAKQGNADAQFNLGLMYDSGRGVRQDYTKAVQWYRKAAEQGVAEAQFNLGVAYAEGKGVRQDYAQAVQWYRKVAEQGYSEAQLNLGMMYDKGQGVRQDHAQAAQWYRKAAEQGHAVAQYNLGVAYKKGEGVRQDDKQAVQWYRKAAEQGLAQAQSNLGVMYEKGQGVRQDDKQAVYWYRKAAEQGNAKAQYNLGLMYANGKGARQNLVIAKEWFGKACDNGLQQSCDDYRTLD
- a CDS encoding tetratricopeptide repeat protein, which gives rise to MKTLLKKMMVALLAVGIGQAAWADDVPDFKKTLQAAEQGFAAAQYNLGVMYDNGQGVRQDDAQAVQWYRKAAEQGHAKAQYNLGVAYINGQGVRQDYAQAVQWFGKAAEQGYAKAQYNLGVMYDKGEGVRQDHAQAVQWYRKAAEQGDAPAQYNLGVMYANGQGVRQDDAQAVQWYRKAAGQGHAKAQYNLGGMYANGKGVLQNLVQAEQWYRKAAEQGIAEAQYNLGVMYDNGQGVRQNYKIAKEWFGKACDNGIQLGCDAYRELNQAGY
- a CDS encoding tetratricopeptide repeat protein translates to MKTLLKKMMVALLAVGIGQAAWADDTLNVGEVAQKEMLRMAEAGDAGAQFSLGVMYEQGKGIRQDYTEAVQWYRKAAEQGQAEAQYNLGVMYAEGQGVRQGDAEAVKWYRKAAELGLAEAQYNLAVMYTEGRGVRQDYVEAVRWYRKAADQGYAEAQNNLGAMYKDGKGIRQDDNQAVQWFRKAVEQGVDAAQYNLGLMYYEGRGVRQDYKQALQWYRKAAEQGYKDAQNNLGVMYKDGKGVRKDYVQAVKWYRKAAEQGNAEAQYNLGGMYVEGQGVRQDDAQAVQWFRRAVEQGDANAQYSLGLMYAKGLGVRQDYVQTLQLWHKAARHGVAEAQSGLGWMYYTGRGVRQNSVIAKEWYKKACDNGFQDGCTAYRKLNNEGH
- a CDS encoding group II truncated hemoglobin; protein product: MYHAFGGAAGVRNLTDRFYDLMELEPQYRALRQMHGEDMTLIREKLYEFFSGWLGSPPLFEQKYGHPMLRARHMPFAVNIQVRDEWIACFAQAMNELEIGKDLAEPVLIRIFAMADWMRNQNEEGVEPPMPPMAVDPAIRIPELKNVLKQYGVDGYFPTFPT
- a CDS encoding SEL1-like repeat protein, coding for MKHTSGKFEMNTWLKKMMVALLALGIGQAAWADDVPNLKKIVQRAEAGEADVQVVLGSMYLRGIGVRQSDQEAVRWYRKAAEQGRAEAQYNLCMMYYVGQGVNQDHEKAMEWCRSAADKGYLPAQNNLGMMYGVLKNYVEATKWLQKAAEQGSVNAQKNLGLMYEQGQGVRQNYEEAARWYSKAAVQGDANAQYHLGVMYANGRGVRQNYEEAAQWYRKAAEQGDVDAQNNLGALYDEGQGVRQDSAEAVRWYRKAAERGYVVAQNNLGVAYSEGQGVRQDYPEALRWYRKAAEQGFAAAQHNLGEMYYEGKGVHQNYTEALQWYLKAAEQGFSPAQNRLGEMYEEGQGVPKNRKVAKEWHKKACDNGFQDGCNDYQQLNNEGH